One Heterodontus francisci isolate sHetFra1 chromosome 3, sHetFra1.hap1, whole genome shotgun sequence DNA window includes the following coding sequences:
- the lats1 gene encoding serine/threonine-protein kinase LATS1 isoform X2 has protein sequence MSQEWLFFSDTFMKRGEKPDGHRQMRPKTFPASNFSGSSRQMLQEIRESLRHLPKPSGDAGSTDQSMTKLGTEDSRQQGRNALKFVTYQKALQEIRNSLLPFSNEYSSSVRGSADVNKQMLQDLVTAGFDEDMVVRALKQTNSRSIEAAIEYISKMSYQDSRREQMVAATARPVNASVKTSGSNTVQQTVNRRPSWKGSKESLVAQRHGPTLMEGVGYRADSPVSQVEMGRPLSSSSGITAYTQSHPGNGQGPLGAVNAQRANPPPPLPVRSVTPPPPPPRGQTPPPRGTTPPPPSWEGNQQPKRFSGNMEYMITRISPVPQGAWQDGFPPANHGAASMMNPPPQSQRGISPIPLGRQPIIMQNATCSKYNYPAGRTGHQNGSAQPDGGHFVPHASVMGGNPVSRQPPPYPHSQSSRLSPTALQMQAGGAAPSTYSSNLNGNVSQSVMVPNRNSQNMDLYNINAPTIASSWPQQPPSQPQSSGGGPEMPNWHPSQNLNAPVRSNSFNNHLLSNRQPHSNSQPSATTVTAITPAPILQPVKSIRVQKPELQTALAPTHPPWMQQTGPVPECSTLAEAPSYQPPPPPYPKHLLQQNQSVPPYDSLSKVHKDEYTAKQSMLPVAQSTEEEEHEKATEYGERFDATEKEKKQITTSPVPVRKNKKDEERRESRIQIYSSQAFKFFMEQHVENVLKSHQQRLHRKKQLENEMSRVSHLWSVL, from the exons ATGAGCCAGGAGTGGTTGTTTTTTTCTGACACCTTCATGAAGAGGGGGGAGAAGCCTGATGGACATAGACAAATGAGGCCAAAAACATTCCCAGCCAGCAACTTTTCTGGGAGCAGCCGCCAGATGTTGCAGGAAATCAGAGAGAGTCTCAGGCATTTACCAAAGCCATCAGGAGATGCTGGGAGCACTGATCAAAGTATGACGAAATTGGGCACAGAAGATTCAAGGCAACAAGGCCGGAATGCTCTTAAATTTGTGACTTACCAAAAAGCCCTGCAGGAGATCCGGAATTCCTTGTTGCCATTTTCAAATGAGTATAGTTCGTCAGTCCGTGGATCTGCGGATGTAAACAAGCAGATGTTACAGGATTTAGTAACTGCAGGGTTTGACGAG GACATGGTAGTTCGAGCTCTCAAGCAGACCAACAGCCGAAGTATAGAGGCTGCAATTGAATACATCAGCAAGATGAGCTACCAGGATTCACGGCGAGAGCAGATGGTAGCTGCCACTGCAAGACCAGTGAATGCAAGTGTGAAAACATCAG GATCCAACACAGTTCAGCAAACAGTTAACCGGAGGCCAAGCTGGAAGGGTTCAAAAGAGTCTCTGGTTGCACAGCGACATGGTCCAACACTGATGGAGGGTGTGGGATATCGAGCAGACAGTCCTGTCTCCCAGGTAGAAATGGGTCGACCATTGTCTTCAAGTTCTGGAATAACTGCGTACACCCAGAGCCATCCAGGGAATGGACAGGGGCCTTTGGGAGCAGTGAATGCTCAGAGAGCAAATCCCCCACCTCCACTTCCAGTGAGGAGTgtaactccaccaccacctccaccgaGAGGACAGACTCCTCCGCCGCGTGGCACCACTCCTCCCCCGCCCTCTTGGGAGGGGAACCAGCAGCCAAAACGCTTCTCTGGAAATATGGAATACATGATCACACGGATATCTCCTGTGCCACAAGGAGCCTGGCAGGATGGGTTCCCGCCAGCCAACCATGGTGCTGCCTCTATGATGAATCCACCACCTCAAAGCCAGAGAGGGATCAGCCCTATTCCACTGGGTAGGCAACCCATTATCATGCAAAATGCCACCTGTAGTAAATACAACTACCCAGCAGGCCGAACAGGCCACCAGAATGGATCGGCACAACCAGATGGTGGACACTTTGTGCCGCACGCAAGTGTTATGGGAGGAAACCCAGTGAGTCGTCAGCCACCACCATACCCGCACTCTCAGTCAAGCCGACTCAGCCCCACTGCCCTACAGATGCAAGCAGGTGGGGCTGCTCCTTCCACCTACAGCAGCAACCTGAATGGAAACGTTTCACAGTCTGTCATGGTGCCGAACAGAAACAGCCAGAACATGGATCTTTATAACATCAATGCGCCTACAATTGCATCTTCGTGGCCACAGCAGCCTCCATCTCAGCCCCAATCTTCAGGTGGAGGCCCAGAGATGCCCAACTGGCACCCTTCCCAAAATCTGAATGCACCTGTACGGTCCAATTCCTTCAACAATCACCTTCTGTCCAACCGGCAGCCTCATTCCAACTCCCAGCCATCCGCCACCACAGTGACTGCCATTACGCCTGCCCCCATTCTGCAGCCTGTGAAGAGCATCCGCGTACAGAAACCCGAGCTGCAGACTGCGCTCGCGCCCACTCACCCTCCCTGGATGCAACAGACCGGTCCTGTTCCCGAGTGTTCAACTCTGGCCGAAGCTCCAAGTTATCAACCTCCACCTCCACCATACCCCAAGCACCTGCTTCAGCAGAATCAGTCTGTGCCACCATATGATTCCTTAAGTAAAGTCCACAAAGATGAGTACACAGCAAAACAGTCCATGTTACCAGTGGCTCAGAGCACAGAAGAGGAAGAGCACGAGAAGGCCACCGAATACGGGGAACGCTTTGATGCCACAGAGAAGGAAAAGAAACAGATTACGACGTCACCTGTCCCAGTGCGGAAAAATAAAAAGGATGAGGAACGTAGAGAGTCGCGAATTCAAATTTACTCCTCGCAGGCCTTCAAATTCTTCATGGAGCAGCACGTGGAGAATGTGCTGAAATCTCATCAGCAGAGGTTGCATCGCAAAAAACAGCTGGAGAATGAAATGTCGAGG GTGTCTCATCTCTGGTCTGTGCTTTGA